The Neurospora crassa OR74A linkage group V, whole genome shotgun sequence sequence AGAAAGAAGATCAAAGTTTGCTTTATTGGTTCCCCCCACCCAAAACGCCTAAAATATCAAAATAGCGGTTGTCGTTGCGcgcggaaaaaaaaaaggagccATAATATGCCGATTATTGTGCCCCAATATTGCATTCCGTTGTGAAATTTTCAATGATTCTCGGTCTGGGTCTGGTCTTGGTCGATGAGTCTGACGACAGGCGGCGCTCGCTGTCTTCTATCTGGCGCCGCCACGACCACCGGCGCGCGCCCTACTGACTGTCGCACGACCGCGGGCGAGACCGACACCGCGGCCGCGGACGTTGCGGGAGCGGAACATGGGGGCGTTTCTGTATGGgaacacaaaaaaaagaggaggaggaaatgatTAGCTTGGGTCCTATCCGACTTattgggtaggtagggggcAACTGGGGAGAAGAATCGCAACGGATgagttggtggtggcctGGTTTGAACGTACCTCAACATATCCGGCACAATAAAGAATCGCACATGACTGCCGCGGATGTAGACTTGTTCGAGATGGCTGACGCGCCCGTCGCGGGCTGTGACGGTGATGTCCTTGAGTTGGACGTTCATGTTGTCCTCGGCTGTTTTGCGGGGGAGCGCATTGGTTAGCATGGCTGGCCAGTTTAGAGGAGTGAATGGGAATGAAGAGTTCATGGGGGTTAGCAGTACCTTCGATAAGCTTGCCACGGTAGGTCTGGCCGGAGGTGATCTCGAGAGTGACGATATGGCCCTGTGGGACAGGAGTGGTTGGTTAGCTTTTGGCAGCACTACAGTCTGTGCATAGCAATGGTGTTTACTTACCTGAGCCTCATTGAGGAGCTTGATGGGGATACCAATTGTGGAAGTCATGTTGGCGGCTGTGTTATTAC is a genomic window containing:
- a CDS encoding small nuclear ribonucleoprotein Sm D3, translating into MTSTIGIPIKLLNEAQGHIVTLEITSGQTYRGKLIEAEDNMNVQLKDITVTARDGRVSHLEQVYIRGSHVRFFIVPDMLRNAPMFRSRNVRGRGVGLARGRATVSRARAGGRGGAR